The genomic DNA CACTGCTGCAGGGAAGGAAGGTCTTGTGTTCTTCGTCAACAGCGGCTGGCGGTCCCGCAAATACCAGAATGCGCTGCTTGAGGAGGCTGTCTCCAGGTACGGCTCGGAAAGGGAAGCGGCCCGCTGGGTGGCCACTGCAACCACCTCTCCACACGTGTCTGGAAACGCCGTGGATCTCGGACCTGCTGCAGCCACAACCTGGCTGTCCAGGGAGGGGGCCAGATACGGGCTGTGCCAGATCTACAACAATGAACCCTGGCATTTTGAGTTGCGTCCGCAGGCAAAGGGCAAAGGTTGCCCTCCGCGTTACAGCGATCCCACACACGATCCCAGGATGCAGTGAAGCCCCCAGACCCTGCAAACGCTCCCCTGCTGGAACTTTGACCCGAAATTCACGTACTCCCAGAACAAGATGACGCTGGCTTTTCTGGTTTTTCTGTTGATCTGGCTGGTGGGGGTGGTGGGCACCTTCATTCCCGTGGTCCCGGCAACCCTGCTGATTTTTGTGGGCTCTGTGGTCGCCACCTTCATAGACGGCTTTCAATTCTCGGATTTCTGGTTTCTGCTGGGTCTGGGAACCGTGAGCATTGCGATTGGTCTGGTGGACAACCTCACCTCCATCTGGGGCACCCGCAAGTATGGAGGCAGCAAACGGGCCGCCTGGGGTGCCTTCTGGGGCAGCATTGTGGGCCTGGTGCTCCCCATGGGTCTGATTGTGGGACCGCTGGGTGGCGCTTTTCTGGTGGAGATGTACCTGGAGAAAAAACCCGTGGATCAGGCGTTGCGCAGTGCCTGGGGCACCCTGGTGGGGCTTCTGACTGGCATTGCAGCAAAACTGGTTCTGCACATCCTGGTGGGCATTTACGAACTCAACCGCCTGTGGGATCCTGCGCGGGCTTTGTTCTGAGGCCACTCCAGATGGGCTGCTGACAGTTGCCGTGTCAGGAGAAACTTTCCCAGATCCATCATCTGGAATTTTCTTTTTGTGCAAGATGGGTTTCACGCACCTTTTGGCACCCCCCATCCGCAATTCTGGGGTTGACCTGTTCTGCAACCCTGTCCTTCTCCTGTCGCACCCCGGCTTTACACTGGAAGCATGCCTGAGCGCACCTTGCTGATCCACCGGGACATCACCGCCCTTGCAGATTTCGTGCGGAACCACCATGCTGACTTTCCCACGGTGATTGCCACCAACCTGCTGTCCATGCGTTTTGTGCGCAAAGAGGCCGCAGCAGGGCTGCGCACCACCACCCTCAAGCAGCTCTCACAACGCATGCTGGCCGGGCAGGGCATCCGGGTCATGTCCGAATTTGAACGGCGCAAAGTGCTGCAGCAGGTGCTGGAAAACATCCCCCTGAAGTACTTGCCTTTCAACCGCCCCACCCTCAGGCAGCTTTCCAGCATCTTTTCGGAACTGATGCACGCCGCCATTCCGCCCGAAAAACCCCTGCTGGTGGCCCGCACCGCCAGAGAGCAGGATGTGGCCCACTGTTATCAGGCCTACCTGACGCACCTGAAGGCCCACCTGCTGGCCGATCCTGCTGCAGTGGAGTTCTTTGCCCTGTCCTGTCCTGCTGAACCTGCAGCGTTTCTGGTGTATGGATACCCCTATTTTGACCGTGCCCAGCTGGAACTGCTGAACCGGGTGTGTGCCGCAGGCAGTGTGATCACCCTCACCAGCGAGAAGCACCGCGTTTTGCGCAAGGCCAGCGCTTCGCAACATGAACTGGAACGCCTGGGCTGGAAGGTCAAACAGGCCGCAAATTCCAGCCGCCAGACGGTGGGAACGCAGGCTGTGCATCACCTGCTGGAGGGCCAGGGACCTGTCCCGGAGGGCATCACCCACACCGCCCTGTCCAGCCCGGAAACAGAAGTGCAGCAGGTCTTTGGGCACGTTCACCAGCTGTTGCTGCGAGGGGTGCTTCCTGAGGACGTGGTGGTGGTGGTGCGGGACCAGGACACCTACCTCCCGCTGGTGCGGGAGGCCAGCAGACGCCTACAGTTGCCCATCCTGTGCGGCCAGATGCTGCCCCTCTCGTACACCCATCCGGCCAGACTGGTGCTGTCCCTGATTCGCGCGAACCAGAAGCACTGGGAACACCATGCGGCCCTGGAGGTGTTGCAGCATCCGCTCAGCCGTTTTGCCGACGAAATCAACCTGAAACGCAAGTCCCTGAAGGTGCCTCCCCAGCGGCTGCAAGACTGGAAACTGGGGGAGGATGCACGGGTGCTGCTCCTTCCTGCACAGGCCAGCGGAGCAAGTTATGGGGACCTCATCCGCGAAGCGCTGGCTTTTCTGGGCCTGGGTCACACGGTGCGCGGCACCCACCAGACCGCCATGGCGGTTTCACGGGTGCTGGACATCCTGCAGTCGCTGTCCATGCTGGAAAAGCTGACCCTGGAAGAATTGCGTCTGGAACTGCTGGAAGACTTCATGGATGTGGGGGTGCCCACCGTGTATTCCCAGCGTGGGGTGCGCATCGCCAGCCCGCTGGCCCTCAGTGGCCGCAAGTACCAGCAGGTGTTCGTGCTGGGCCTCAGCGACACCCTGTTTCCGCAAAGGCCGGGGGCGGATGTGCTGCTGGACGACCACATCCGGGAACGCTGGGAACGTTCCGGGGTGGCGCTGGTCCGGCAGGGAGAA from Deinococcus roseus includes the following:
- a CDS encoding DUF456 domain-containing protein, whose translation is MTLAFLVFLLIWLVGVVGTFIPVVPATLLIFVGSVVATFIDGFQFSDFWFLLGLGTVSIAIGLVDNLTSIWGTRKYGGSKRAAWGAFWGSIVGLVLPMGLIVGPLGGAFLVEMYLEKKPVDQALRSAWGTLVGLLTGIAAKLVLHILVGIYELNRLWDPARALF
- a CDS encoding PD-(D/E)XK nuclease family protein, with product MPERTLLIHRDITALADFVRNHHADFPTVIATNLLSMRFVRKEAAAGLRTTTLKQLSQRMLAGQGIRVMSEFERRKVLQQVLENIPLKYLPFNRPTLRQLSSIFSELMHAAIPPEKPLLVARTAREQDVAHCYQAYLTHLKAHLLADPAAVEFFALSCPAEPAAFLVYGYPYFDRAQLELLNRVCAAGSVITLTSEKHRVLRKASASQHELERLGWKVKQAANSSRQTVGTQAVHHLLEGQGPVPEGITHTALSSPETEVQQVFGHVHQLLLRGVLPEDVVVVVRDQDTYLPLVREASRRLQLPILCGQMLPLSYTHPARLVLSLIRANQKHWEHHAALEVLQHPLSRFADEINLKRKSLKVPPQRLQDWKLGEDARVLLLPAQASGASYGDLIREALAFLGLGHTVRGTHQTAMAVSRVLDILQSLSMLEKLTLEELRLELLEDFMDVGVPTVYSQRGVRIASPLALSGRKYQQVFVLGLSDTLFPQRPGADVLLDDHIRERWERSGVALVRQGERMHTERAYLHACLNTAIAKLHLSRPLFDLQGRALDPSPLCRNFQSAPALQEAVAATEMEAGLQGRVEESVQLRAKLELSRQKLHTSPHHGQVHWTVPKNHVWSPSQLVKFGNCRFQWLAEKALKLLPFPEVEKNLQRSTQGTFYHKVLEELLRPHVGTHPDAETLLAELPAAFERAEKNLLDTGELPPLPHWAFQRLELQQNLQNFVKSPFFLFQGSVPQQLEVHIEHTLHLQNGPFTFRGIVDRIEQTGQGTTVVDYKSRGYISEVRKADGSKLEVQLPLYLMAVNGQLGRYLSILNREKHLLRSVGPASADRGYSWESHQQEVLDFLENTATSVDQGEFPPTPGEGTCTLCDYGALCRVKARQA
- a CDS encoding M15 family metallopeptidase, coding for MTYSTSGWTAVQRIQPAILAALVAFSVGPVGVQPDLPVAATPSGRPQGVPVWSSPAPVAGEADGVVPEGTTVFDDRHPAVKKLKPDLLLALRRAATAAGKEGLVFFVNSGWRSRKYQNALLEEAVSRYGSEREAARWVATATTSPHVSGNAVDLGPAAATTWLSREGARYGLCQIYNNEPWHFELRPQAKGKGCPPRYSDPTHDPRMQ